A region from the Stygiolobus caldivivus genome encodes:
- a CDS encoding carboxypeptidase-like regulatory domain-containing protein, whose amino-acid sequence MLMFSYHLLEIAAIIISVTIVYYYLSKKSTLIELYFSLVLLILFISGSLIEILHLLLYSSFYNLAAYILLVGGIPYLFLYAIRYYKLVLIPEVLSFILVSIIIISITGGVILNQAGYSSNLQYIVNPRVDTTPLFYDYMNLLRNSSFQYQVELPSNLQNQSIELRSLILNFTSCLKNLENLSDIYYQTLKHGYIENSHKQYIEELKIFENLTTYYNKIQYTSRYLARFSLDKIYQQFLVELESNYTKANEIINNLATINNLISSLPNTSHIPIYINLENKILFFNKTNAIKGEIIPVNYYGEVNGTVIVNYLNYSLHLPVINNTFSFNFTLNKYLLNVTFTIIYSGNSVYLPNISTFILHSNLQKSLFIAKILSTSEIKPGGYLIIKGYASGLDRTLIANLYNQSKIYTVSGNFTITYPLPYNLTNTSYTLNLTLLPKGIETPSQLKISFIPRLYNSFLTVDTSSKWIIPSLLTVSGRLTAYNGSGIPGIKVFVFVGNQRYEAITNNEGYFSVHIKPKLTVIYGKQVIYVESDPQYYYYKKVASTYTTIYNPLAFIIPLGAVMLLYILRKIRKKNRRERRKDTKLVELKVR is encoded by the coding sequence ATGCTAATGTTCTCATATCATCTACTGGAGATCGCCGCAATAATTATTTCGGTTACAATTGTTTATTACTATTTATCTAAAAAGAGCACTCTAATCGAACTTTATTTCAGCTTAGTTCTTCTTATTCTTTTTATTTCTGGTAGTCTGATCGAAATTTTACATCTTTTGCTTTACTCGTCGTTTTATAACTTAGCTGCCTATATATTACTTGTCGGTGGTATTCCCTATCTATTCCTCTATGCTATAAGGTATTATAAATTAGTCCTAATACCTGAGGTTTTATCTTTTATATTAGTATCGATAATAATTATCTCTATAACCGGCGGGGTCATACTGAATCAAGCCGGATATTCTTCTAATCTACAGTATATTGTAAATCCGCGAGTGGACACTACTCCTCTATTTTACGATTATATGAATCTGCTTCGTAATTCTTCATTCCAATACCAGGTCGAATTACCTTCTAATCTACAAAACCAGTCCATTGAACTAAGAAGTTTAATACTTAATTTTACTAGTTGTCTTAAGAACTTAGAGAATTTAAGTGACATTTATTATCAGACTCTTAAACATGGATATATAGAGAACTCTCATAAACAATACATTGAAGAATTAAAAATTTTTGAGAACCTTACTACATACTACAATAAGATACAGTATACATCAAGATATTTAGCCCGTTTTTCATTAGATAAAATCTACCAACAATTTCTAGTTGAGCTAGAGTCAAATTATACTAAAGCAAATGAAATAATTAATAATCTAGCTACTATTAATAACTTAATTTCAAGCCTTCCCAATACTTCCCATATTCCGATTTATATAAACCTAGAGAACAAAATATTATTTTTTAATAAGACAAATGCAATAAAAGGAGAAATAATACCCGTCAATTATTATGGTGAAGTAAACGGAACGGTAATAGTTAATTATCTTAATTATTCTTTGCATTTACCGGTAATTAACAACACATTTTCCTTTAATTTCACTCTAAATAAATATTTATTAAATGTGACATTTACGATCATTTACTCAGGCAATAGTGTTTATTTACCTAATATTTCTACCTTCATACTACATTCTAATCTCCAAAAATCGCTCTTCATAGCTAAAATACTTAGCACCAGCGAAATAAAGCCGGGAGGGTATTTAATTATAAAAGGCTATGCAAGTGGTCTTGATAGAACACTAATTGCAAATTTATATAATCAAAGTAAAATCTATACAGTATCTGGCAACTTTACAATAACCTATCCCTTACCTTATAATTTGACAAATACATCGTATACGTTAAACCTAACCCTATTACCTAAAGGTATAGAAACTCCTTCTCAGTTAAAAATTTCCTTTATTCCTAGATTATATAACTCGTTCTTAACTGTTGATACTTCGTCCAAATGGATAATACCTTCTCTACTTACGGTAAGCGGGAGGCTTACAGCATATAACGGTAGCGGGATACCTGGTATTAAGGTATTCGTATTTGTAGGGAACCAGAGATATGAAGCGATTACAAACAATGAAGGTTATTTTTCAGTACATATCAAGCCTAAGCTTACCGTAATTTATGGTAAACAAGTAATATATGTAGAAAGTGACCCTCAATACTATTATTATAAAAAGGTTGCGAGTACCTATACTACCATTTATAACCCTTTAGCATTTATAATACCTTTAGGAGCTGTGATGTTATTGTATATACTAAGGAAGATAAGGAAGAAGAATAGGAGGGAAAGGAGGAAAGACACTAAACTAGTAGAGTTAAAGGTTAGGTGA
- a CDS encoding glycosyltransferase family 4 protein, translating into MEKAKEILTHVTHTFYPVVGGIEKVIYETARRQAKKYEVYVVTSDKNSGQIRGQEFTVKQIRSLRFFNMPDLTYPLGHDEILAKSNIIHFHSQNSLFSIKLLENSSRFKAKKVFTLMAVDSLKDHPNKIIRTLSHFYSRYTISKVLTLSDALIVKNERDRKILREKYNKDPYLVPDGIDELYFNFPYSENFKKEKLKGEDYILYIGRLHKLKGVDILIESCRFLNTKVVFIGPGNVEYYKLLSRKKGVGEKCIFLGYLSEEEKISAIDGSSVVVIPSISDYVEAFSLVLSEAWSRGKAVVASSVGSLTYRIRNGINGILVKPNDPKDLAFAINKIINDKELARKLGEEGKKEVMGWDKVISLLDGIYNKLKNE; encoded by the coding sequence TTGGAAAAAGCAAAAGAAATACTAACCCATGTAACCCATACGTTTTACCCAGTAGTCGGCGGGATAGAAAAGGTAATATATGAGACTGCTAGGAGACAAGCAAAAAAATATGAAGTCTACGTCGTTACTTCTGACAAAAATTCTGGGCAAATAAGAGGTCAAGAGTTTACTGTAAAGCAGATAAGAAGCCTCAGATTTTTTAACATGCCTGACTTAACTTACCCCTTAGGACACGATGAAATCCTGGCTAAATCTAACATTATACATTTTCATTCTCAAAACTCTCTCTTCTCTATTAAATTGCTAGAGAATTCTAGTAGGTTTAAAGCAAAAAAGGTTTTCACGTTAATGGCTGTAGACTCTCTAAAGGATCATCCTAATAAAATTATCAGAACCTTGTCACACTTCTATTCAAGATATACTATCTCTAAAGTTTTAACTCTAAGTGACGCGTTAATAGTGAAGAATGAGAGAGATAGAAAGATTCTAAGAGAGAAGTACAATAAGGATCCTTATTTGGTTCCAGACGGAATTGACGAACTTTACTTTAATTTTCCCTATAGTGAAAATTTTAAAAAAGAGAAACTAAAGGGGGAAGATTATATTCTATATATAGGAAGGTTACATAAGCTAAAAGGAGTAGATATTCTTATAGAGAGTTGTAGATTTTTGAACACAAAAGTAGTATTTATTGGACCCGGTAACGTGGAGTATTATAAGCTATTATCTCGCAAAAAAGGAGTAGGTGAAAAATGTATCTTTCTAGGATATTTAAGTGAAGAAGAGAAAATAAGCGCAATTGACGGCTCAAGTGTCGTGGTAATCCCCAGTATTTCTGATTATGTTGAAGCCTTCTCTTTAGTTTTAAGCGAGGCGTGGAGCAGGGGTAAAGCCGTAGTGGCATCTAGTGTAGGTAGTCTTACTTATAGGATTAGGAACGGTATTAATGGTATACTGGTTAAACCTAATGATCCTAAGGATTTGGCATTTGCTATAAATAAGATCATAAATGATAAAGAACTCGCTAGAAAGTTGGGAGAAGAGGGTAAAAAGGAAGTCATGGGCTGGGACAAGGTAATAAGCTTATTAGACGGAATTTACAATAAACTGAAGAATGAATAA
- a CDS encoding glycosyltransferase: MLLEYLGLGLLAFHFAEPAYYYSYIKKHCCNLPQGDEDIHPSISVIIPTYNERDNIRRKLRNVLDNYSLDKLEIIIVDSSTDGTYEEIQKEIATLNLKNVRLIREDKRRGKIYAVREGIKSASNNIVIITDADAFWEGSVIDAVKILRGNVGAVSCIKKATTQLENNYRDFYNIIRLGESSIYSTPIFHGEFTAFRKDVLKPEEIPNAGADDSTIATLVSLKGYRAICSDKVIATEIVPKGFDYFSWKIRRGSHLIRHFIRFLGKVIKSNNAKFRKIFLEETFLHLINPWLLILGLVFIGLSNLVLFAVLIALALVGLFLPPINKLLRAWLSNQFFLILSQLYAMRGEVLAWKKQKKY, translated from the coding sequence ATGCTACTAGAATACTTAGGATTAGGGTTACTGGCTTTTCACTTCGCTGAACCTGCGTACTATTATAGCTATATCAAAAAGCACTGCTGCAATTTACCCCAAGGCGATGAAGACATTCATCCGTCAATTTCGGTTATAATACCTACTTATAATGAACGGGATAATATAAGGAGAAAACTACGCAATGTATTAGACAATTATTCATTAGACAAATTGGAAATTATAATAGTTGATTCCAGTACAGATGGTACATATGAGGAAATACAAAAGGAAATAGCTACCCTTAATCTAAAAAACGTAAGGTTAATCAGAGAGGATAAAAGAAGGGGTAAAATATATGCAGTACGAGAAGGTATAAAAAGTGCGTCTAACAATATTGTTATAATAACCGACGCTGATGCCTTTTGGGAAGGTTCTGTAATAGATGCGGTGAAAATCCTTAGAGGTAATGTAGGAGCAGTAAGCTGTATTAAAAAAGCTACAACGCAGTTAGAGAATAACTATAGAGATTTTTATAATATAATAAGGCTAGGTGAATCTTCGATATACTCGACACCTATATTTCACGGAGAATTTACAGCATTCAGAAAAGATGTATTAAAACCCGAGGAAATACCTAATGCGGGTGCAGACGACAGTACTATTGCCACTTTGGTCTCATTAAAGGGATATAGGGCAATATGTAGCGACAAGGTAATCGCTACCGAGATAGTACCTAAGGGGTTTGATTACTTTTCATGGAAAATCAGGAGAGGTTCTCATCTTATAAGGCACTTTATAAGATTTTTAGGTAAAGTGATAAAGAGCAATAACGCTAAGTTCAGGAAAATATTCTTGGAAGAAACTTTTCTCCACCTAATTAACCCTTGGCTATTGATTTTAGGTCTGGTATTTATAGGATTATCAAACCTGGTTCTCTTTGCAGTTCTTATAGCTCTGGCATTAGTAGGGCTCTTTCTACCTCCCATTAATAAGCTTCTAAGGGCTTGGTTAAGTAATCAGTTCTTTCTCATTCTTTCCCAGCTATATGCTATGAGAGGTGAGGTACTGGCTTGGAAAAAGCAAAAGAAATACTAA
- a CDS encoding glycosyltransferase, with protein sequence MISPTYVIYPSFIFTNRDSIRNNYKLIAKAYFDINYKILTKIVKAKRLICSSKYIRNVAKSTIDQECDVVYPPILEDELDLNSDYEKENLVVGVGKFVEPKHWDEFIEIAKKVKEKRSDVEFKIIGGLNEARSSMPYFRKLQELSKGKVELLTDVSEKEKWDILKRAKVVLHCMRNDNVRMIT encoded by the coding sequence TTGATCTCTCCTACATACGTGATCTATCCTTCGTTTATATTCACTAACAGAGATAGTATAAGGAATAACTATAAGTTAATAGCAAAAGCTTATTTCGATATAAATTATAAAATATTAACTAAAATTGTAAAAGCGAAAAGATTAATATGTAGCTCCAAATACATAAGGAATGTAGCTAAGAGTACAATAGATCAAGAATGCGACGTTGTATATCCACCTATACTAGAAGACGAACTAGACCTCAACTCTGATTACGAGAAAGAAAACCTTGTAGTAGGAGTCGGGAAATTTGTAGAACCTAAACATTGGGATGAATTTATAGAAATAGCTAAAAAAGTAAAAGAAAAAAGAAGCGATGTAGAGTTTAAAATAATAGGCGGACTGAACGAGGCTCGTTCGTCTATGCCTTATTTCAGAAAACTTCAAGAATTATCAAAGGGTAAAGTAGAGTTATTGACAGACGTATCAGAGAAGGAAAAGTGGGATATACTGAAAAGAGCTAAGGTCGTACTTCATTGCATGAGGAATGATAACGTAAGAATGATAACGTAA
- a CDS encoding glycosyltransferase family 4 protein → MRVHIISETPQRGTFATVLLLHKMLIEHGITSELYTTFKSDYKTLPEPPKSRIFGYEKMVNESNYAKKILDIISPDPKESIIHLANAMHGILPESKRRGVKSVINIQYWWPTCYFNSMDCGDCDCKTLSKLSRSIKQKKSGIRASLSYIEAFYARRKLEWIKKNLVEADILLAVSNIVKDILVQRGYPEDKIRIININGLHPDIPYVPYEPSEKDFIFAYLSYPDEGKGVFQLINAINIAARKNPNIKLKIPGGLEEPKVVELVDKLGIRDKVILTKRLPYEQYVKELPNILKDVDFIVVPTLVPDTWGRVVTESMLSGRPVIVTKGNGGLVEQVTDKVDGFHVNVYDLNEFAESLFKISQLDKETVRKMGLKAREDILLKYDNEKILSQIISLYRELLEK, encoded by the coding sequence ATGAGAGTACATATTATATCAGAAACTCCGCAGCGGGGTACATTTGCTACAGTATTACTACTTCATAAAATGCTAATAGAACATGGTATAACTTCAGAGCTATACACTACTTTCAAATCAGATTACAAGACTTTACCTGAACCGCCCAAAAGTAGAATCTTTGGGTATGAAAAAATGGTAAATGAAAGTAATTATGCTAAAAAAATCCTGGATATAATTTCTCCAGATCCAAAGGAATCTATAATACATTTGGCAAACGCTATGCACGGGATTCTGCCAGAGAGCAAAAGGAGAGGTGTCAAATCGGTAATCAATATTCAGTACTGGTGGCCTACTTGTTATTTTAATTCTATGGACTGCGGGGACTGTGACTGCAAGACCTTGTCTAAACTATCTAGGTCAATAAAACAAAAGAAGTCTGGAATAAGAGCTAGCCTCTCCTATATCGAAGCATTTTATGCAAGACGTAAATTAGAGTGGATTAAGAAAAATTTGGTAGAAGCAGATATATTATTAGCGGTAAGTAATATAGTAAAGGATATCTTAGTACAAAGAGGGTACCCAGAGGATAAAATAAGAATTATAAACATCAACGGGTTACATCCCGATATCCCGTACGTACCCTATGAACCATCAGAGAAAGACTTTATCTTTGCATACCTCAGCTATCCCGACGAAGGGAAAGGAGTATTCCAGCTCATAAACGCCATAAATATTGCTGCACGAAAGAATCCCAATATAAAATTGAAAATCCCAGGCGGGTTGGAGGAACCTAAGGTAGTAGAGCTTGTAGATAAGTTAGGGATAAGAGATAAAGTGATCCTGACAAAAAGGCTACCTTACGAACAATACGTTAAAGAGTTACCGAACATACTAAAAGATGTAGATTTCATAGTAGTGCCTACTTTAGTCCCTGATACTTGGGGAAGAGTAGTAACAGAATCTATGCTATCCGGAAGGCCAGTCATAGTGACTAAGGGAAATGGAGGATTAGTAGAACAAGTTACAGATAAGGTGGACGGCTTTCATGTAAACGTATACGACTTAAATGAATTTGCTGAATCGCTTTTCAAAATATCTCAATTAGATAAAGAAACGGTCAGGAAAATGGGACTTAAGGCAAGGGAGGATATCTTATTAAAATATGATAATGAAAAAATACTTAGCCAAATAATTTCTTTATATAGGGAATTATTAGAAAAGTGA
- a CDS encoding glycosyltransferase family 2 protein, translating into MFVSIIIPTSNAEDTIEKVLNSIISQDFKEFEIIIIDNGSEDKTEEIVKKFSEQNKANIKYFKYEHKLGHAGAINEGISKASGDLVLILHDDLVLGESNWLSEMVKVMEKDEVGIASSLFVTPVRKLNSIINKAFSYIYILGWHDTKVDLGVQEVMYTGLNNDMIKRKVIEKVGYPDNTYKYGMHDIDYSERVKRAGYKIVLNAKVHVEHLLSSYQRSLKGHIKKAWQYGYPSSVIMKRYGYLPNLDNMMFAVGLLMFALSILLPSLFLPLVFLLVVLSIISFKLEQPNFYRKNKYLIRAKKLLLGSISALIGYLIFHPLLFLAYGGVVILYRALSNTIISFRELKDVKVSLLVFLFYPLWNLISGFSVLGGFFTFLIIPYIKKLFG; encoded by the coding sequence ATGTTCGTTAGCATTATTATTCCTACGTCTAATGCGGAAGACACTATTGAAAAAGTTCTAAATAGTATTATATCGCAAGATTTTAAAGAATTCGAAATCATTATAATAGATAATGGTTCTGAAGACAAAACAGAGGAGATCGTGAAAAAGTTTTCCGAACAAAATAAGGCTAATATAAAGTACTTTAAGTATGAACATAAATTGGGACATGCAGGTGCCATAAATGAAGGGATTTCGAAGGCGTCTGGAGATCTGGTCCTAATTTTACATGATGATCTAGTGTTAGGAGAGAGTAACTGGTTAAGCGAAATGGTAAAAGTAATGGAGAAAGACGAGGTTGGAATAGCGTCATCGCTTTTTGTAACACCCGTAAGGAAATTAAACAGTATTATAAACAAAGCCTTTTCGTATATTTACATCTTAGGTTGGCATGATACAAAAGTAGATCTAGGAGTACAAGAAGTAATGTATACTGGACTAAACAATGATATGATTAAAAGAAAAGTAATAGAGAAAGTAGGATATCCAGATAACACGTACAAGTACGGAATGCATGATATAGACTATTCAGAGCGTGTTAAAAGGGCAGGTTATAAAATAGTCCTTAACGCTAAAGTTCATGTAGAACATTTACTGTCCTCATATCAAAGGTCGTTAAAGGGCCATATTAAAAAAGCCTGGCAATACGGATACCCCTCATCAGTGATCATGAAGAGATACGGATATTTACCTAATTTAGATAACATGATGTTTGCAGTAGGCCTTTTAATGTTTGCCCTTTCGATCTTGCTGCCCAGCCTTTTCCTGCCTCTTGTATTTTTATTGGTAGTCCTCTCCATTATCTCGTTTAAGCTCGAACAGCCTAATTTTTATCGCAAGAATAAATACTTGATAAGAGCTAAGAAACTGCTACTCGGTAGCATAAGTGCGTTAATAGGATACCTTATTTTTCATCCATTACTATTTCTAGCATATGGTGGGGTAGTTATTTTATATAGAGCACTTAGCAACACGATCATTTCCTTTAGGGAACTCAAAGACGTAAAAGTATCTTTATTGGTCTTCTTATTCTATCCGTTATGGAATTTAATCAGTGGATTTTCAGTCTTAGGAGGGTTTTTCACTTTTCTAATAATTCCCTATATAAAGAAATTATTTGGCTAA
- a CDS encoding glycosyltransferase family 4 protein has translation MQVTLIPSTDKPWDGIEVYSYELAKRLSKRNIKVIGIRVGIKDDVKYVNQNFKLITAGTPNYTKGLGYYYRVFRAITKNYREINSSEIIHAIGGYYSAIEFIPFKGRKIVTIIGASSLREKKKSKRIIRTIYSSLIYKFAKKYIVPNEFIYKEVKEHYHVNNLEIIPLGVDIEGLTVSERKDVLKEKLGFEPDDIVILYLGQLVHGKRLPELLTAFKKVSEKISNAKLVLVAWGYLKDQLMELATSLNIKDRVIFKKPVPYCERKYVYGAADVLTMIGDSFGDGGVSSAVLDGLGSGLPIIVARGSPNILVVKDGFNGFVVNPSNPEEIALAIMKAVENREYLGKNSKYIAKELDWDLIAEKILKVYKEIY, from the coding sequence ATGCAAGTAACGCTTATACCATCTACTGATAAGCCATGGGATGGAATAGAAGTATATTCCTACGAACTTGCTAAAAGACTAAGCAAAAGGAATATAAAAGTGATAGGAATTAGGGTCGGAATTAAAGACGATGTGAAATATGTTAATCAAAATTTCAAATTGATAACGGCTGGAACACCAAACTACACTAAAGGATTAGGATACTATTATAGAGTTTTTAGAGCTATTACCAAAAACTATAGAGAAATAAACTCTTCAGAGATAATACACGCAATAGGAGGTTATTACTCTGCTATTGAATTCATACCTTTTAAAGGGCGTAAAATCGTTACAATAATAGGTGCTAGTAGTCTAAGAGAAAAGAAAAAGAGCAAGAGGATCATTAGAACAATATACTCAAGTCTAATTTACAAGTTTGCTAAAAAATATATAGTCCCTAATGAATTTATATATAAAGAGGTCAAAGAACATTACCACGTTAATAATTTGGAGATTATCCCATTGGGGGTTGATATAGAGGGACTAACTGTCTCTGAAAGAAAAGACGTTCTAAAAGAAAAACTAGGATTCGAACCAGATGACATAGTTATTTTATACCTCGGGCAATTAGTTCATGGTAAAAGACTGCCTGAACTATTAACCGCGTTTAAAAAAGTCTCAGAGAAAATCAGTAATGCTAAACTGGTATTAGTAGCTTGGGGATACCTCAAAGACCAGTTGATGGAATTAGCAACTTCGCTAAACATCAAAGATAGGGTAATATTCAAAAAACCTGTGCCTTATTGTGAAAGAAAATACGTTTATGGTGCTGCTGACGTGCTGACAATGATCGGGGATTCGTTCGGAGACGGAGGTGTTAGTAGTGCTGTCCTTGATGGCTTAGGGAGTGGGTTACCAATCATAGTCGCTAGGGGAAGCCCTAATATACTTGTAGTTAAAGACGGGTTTAACGGTTTTGTAGTAAATCCTTCGAATCCTGAGGAAATAGCATTAGCTATTATGAAAGCCGTAGAAAACAGGGAATATTTAGGTAAAAACTCAAAATATATTGCTAAGGAGCTTGATTGGGACTTAATAGCCGAAAAAATACTCAAAGTTTATAAAGAAATCTACTAG
- a CDS encoding DUF1616 domain-containing protein yields the protein MTQSITKELIGLTVEEAVEELIKQGYSKEEAIKIIRENYKTKGGFKFSLVMVHILSVLLLLTLLYPSDSFMIIRMLIGFPYITFLPGYSLLLSLYKDDIGELNNLSKFGLSLGISFAIIVLVGLLLNFTIGLDQLTILVSGIIITELFAIYATIRG from the coding sequence ATGACTCAAAGTATAACCAAAGAGCTTATAGGATTGACGGTGGAAGAGGCAGTTGAGGAACTTATTAAACAAGGTTATTCTAAGGAAGAAGCAATAAAAATAATAAGAGAGAACTATAAGACCAAAGGTGGTTTTAAATTCAGTCTAGTAATGGTCCACATTTTATCAGTATTACTTCTTCTAACTCTACTATATCCATCCGACTCTTTCATGATCATTCGTATGCTAATAGGTTTTCCGTATATTACGTTCCTACCCGGATATTCTTTACTTCTCTCGCTCTATAAAGACGATATAGGTGAACTTAACAATCTGAGCAAATTCGGTCTATCATTAGGTATTAGTTTTGCTATTATTGTCTTAGTGGGCCTATTACTCAATTTTACTATAGGTCTTGATCAATTAACAATTTTAGTATCTGGAATAATAATAACAGAATTATTTGCAATTTATGCTACTATAAGAGGGTGA
- a CDS encoding DUF1616 domain-containing protein, translating to MEQNLQQLIQQYKEVYYAYEHQYQLIHDFFYLVFLIPPIFAMVVLIYRDKITNFYNNLWYSIHKRSKIMSVKKNSNTSMFLGIFLGLIILAGLFSFGYYVLQVQPKEQFPIMLLLNAQGSLGNYPTSLIPGENTSVIVLVKNYEGKPELFMIKVYLVNSSSNITIGTYYNIVQYKGEWEQLIPFSIKDQGQYKVQFFLYYYDISSSSFRYTGVFTQLLVNVSL from the coding sequence ATGGAGCAAAATCTACAGCAGTTAATACAACAGTATAAAGAAGTATATTATGCTTATGAGCATCAATACCAACTTATCCATGATTTTTTCTACTTAGTGTTCTTAATCCCGCCTATTTTCGCTATGGTAGTGCTTATATATAGAGATAAAATAACAAACTTTTACAATAATTTATGGTATTCCATCCACAAAAGATCTAAAATTATGTCCGTTAAAAAGAATAGTAATACAAGTATGTTTCTCGGTATTTTTCTAGGACTGATAATTTTAGCCGGTCTTTTCTCATTTGGGTATTATGTACTCCAAGTACAGCCTAAAGAGCAATTCCCCATCATGTTACTACTTAATGCTCAAGGCTCGCTAGGAAACTATCCTACGAGTCTGATTCCGGGAGAAAATACGAGTGTAATTGTTTTGGTAAAAAATTATGAGGGAAAACCAGAGTTATTCATGATTAAGGTTTACCTTGTTAACTCATCGAGCAATATTACTATAGGCACATACTATAATATTGTCCAATATAAAGGTGAATGGGAGCAATTGATACCTTTTTCCATAAAGGATCAAGGACAGTATAAGGTTCAGTTCTTTCTATACTATTATGATATCTCTTCATCTTCTTTTAGGTATACTGGAGTATTCACACAATTACTAGTTAATGTGTCTTTATAA
- a CDS encoding glycosyltransferase family 2 protein: MNDRNVEPLVTIVIPTLNSAKTIENTLMSIDKLDYSNFEIIVVDGNSTDGTLDIVKRFTSKYNIRIIIESRRGRGVAYNRGILEARGKYVAFLDSDAMIATPGWVRNAVNIMEKDNKVGVVFTKVFSPPESKFIQKVIDTYLCKGFTTANGAIYRRDAVLKVGGFNENMNYMQEDELLFKLKRAGYTYYVNYEDKIYHFHRESIRAYVKQNMEAAEGAKLYNYYTGEKWIIKDSISRVAIFLLSVIVIAIAIFLHYFIILSLILLLSYLGLYLKVNKETCSQYKFSKYTILSPFMIYISIVSYSISFLFKKPRVSKDGAKSTAVNTTV, from the coding sequence ATGAATGACAGAAACGTAGAACCATTGGTTACTATTGTAATCCCGACACTAAACTCAGCTAAAACAATTGAGAATACACTTATGTCTATCGATAAACTTGACTATAGCAACTTCGAAATTATAGTAGTTGATGGAAATTCGACCGACGGAACACTAGATATTGTGAAACGATTTACGTCAAAATACAACATTAGAATAATCATCGAAAGTAGAAGGGGAAGAGGGGTAGCATACAATAGGGGCATATTAGAAGCCAGAGGGAAGTACGTTGCTTTCTTGGATAGCGATGCAATGATAGCGACCCCAGGTTGGGTTAGAAATGCCGTAAATATAATGGAAAAAGATAATAAAGTAGGAGTCGTATTTACGAAAGTTTTTTCTCCACCGGAATCTAAATTTATTCAAAAAGTTATAGACACATACCTATGCAAAGGGTTTACAACTGCAAATGGAGCTATTTATAGAAGAGACGCTGTACTAAAAGTTGGTGGTTTCAACGAGAACATGAACTATATGCAAGAGGATGAACTACTATTCAAACTTAAGAGGGCAGGTTATACTTATTATGTTAATTATGAAGACAAGATATATCATTTCCACAGAGAGAGTATCAGGGCTTACGTTAAGCAGAACATGGAAGCTGCTGAAGGTGCAAAACTTTATAACTATTATACGGGTGAGAAGTGGATAATAAAAGATTCAATAAGCCGTGTCGCTATATTTCTACTAAGCGTTATTGTAATTGCCATAGCTATATTTCTACATTACTTCATTATTCTTAGTCTTATATTGCTATTATCTTATCTAGGACTTTACCTTAAGGTAAATAAGGAAACTTGTAGCCAATATAAATTTTCAAAATATACTATTCTCTCGCCATTTATGATATATATATCAATAGTAAGTTATTCGATCAGCTTTTTATTTAAAAAGCCAAGAGTGAGTAAAGATGGAGCAAAATCTACAGCAGTTAATACAACAGTATAA